From Novosphingobium resinovorum, the proteins below share one genomic window:
- a CDS encoding tyrosine-protein phosphatase, whose product MGRLNDRILLLEGVHNFRDAGGYAVAAGGKMKCAVVWRSGQHHGASDTDLEHIAALGLTSVFDLRTSRERSVHPCRRPQTFAARVFFANDPDLRHAPHLAAAKTTRQRTAQSTRESLTRNYGGICFRPELQAMIRDWFDELARGRGPSLVNCMAGKDRTGIAVAMLHAALGIHRDDIMADYLLTNSAGNVKARIASGAEAIRAITGQLDDAVLQVLMGVEPDYLEAAWQAVEERYGTFDAYLEQALGVDAVKRERMLAALVET is encoded by the coding sequence GTGGGTCGCTTGAACGATCGTATCCTGCTCCTTGAAGGGGTGCACAATTTCCGCGATGCGGGCGGCTATGCGGTTGCTGCGGGCGGGAAGATGAAGTGCGCGGTGGTGTGGCGATCCGGCCAGCATCACGGTGCAAGCGATACAGACCTCGAGCATATCGCCGCGCTTGGGCTCACGAGCGTCTTCGACTTGCGGACGTCCAGGGAACGGAGTGTGCATCCCTGCCGCCGCCCCCAGACATTCGCCGCGCGAGTGTTCTTCGCCAACGATCCGGACTTGCGCCACGCCCCGCATCTGGCCGCGGCGAAGACGACCCGGCAGCGTACCGCGCAGTCCACGCGCGAGAGCCTGACGCGCAATTACGGGGGCATCTGCTTCCGGCCTGAACTGCAGGCGATGATACGGGACTGGTTCGACGAACTGGCGCGGGGGCGGGGACCCAGCCTGGTCAATTGCATGGCGGGCAAGGATCGCACCGGGATTGCGGTCGCGATGCTGCACGCTGCGCTGGGTATCCACCGCGATGACATCATGGCGGACTATCTGCTCACCAACAGTGCCGGAAACGTCAAGGCGCGCATCGCCTCGGGTGCGGAGGCGATCCGGGCGATCACCGGCCAACTCGACGATGCCGTGCTGCAGGTGCTGATGGGCGTCGAGCCCGACTATCTGGAAGCCGCGTGGCAAGCGGTCGAGGAACGATACGGCACGTTCGATGCCTATCTGGAACAGGCGCTGGGCGTGGATGCCGTAAAGCGGGAACGAATGCTTGCGGCTCTTGTTGAGACTTGA
- a CDS encoding alpha/beta fold hydrolase, producing MKNQLGPTSNRFVSQRLRLHYVDWGNSDAPPLILQHGGRDHCRSWDWVAEELRRDWHVICPDLRGHGCARVTIPNAGIMDAFVYDFAQLVHTLGHEQVTIVAHSLGGNIATRFTGLFPEKVAKFVNIEGLGPPPAKHRAQESEGAGPRLRKWVEDKRKASARTVRKYASLRDAYQRMKEENGFLTDEQARHLTIHGATRNEDGTWSWKFDNYLNVWTASDLPTDHIVELWRAITCPTLMLWGKDSFAASPAGDGRMEFFPSARLIEYENAGHWLHHDQFDRFMGDVQAFLA from the coding sequence ATGAAGAACCAGCTCGGCCCCACCTCGAACCGTTTCGTCTCGCAGCGCCTGCGCCTGCACTATGTCGATTGGGGCAATTCCGATGCCCCGCCGCTGATCCTGCAGCATGGCGGGCGCGACCACTGCCGCAGCTGGGACTGGGTGGCCGAGGAACTGCGCCGCGACTGGCACGTCATCTGTCCGGACCTGCGCGGCCACGGATGCGCGCGTGTCACCATCCCAAACGCCGGCATCATGGACGCCTTCGTCTACGACTTCGCGCAGCTGGTGCATACCCTCGGGCACGAGCAGGTGACGATCGTAGCGCACTCTCTGGGCGGCAACATCGCGACGCGCTTCACCGGGCTGTTCCCCGAGAAAGTGGCGAAGTTCGTCAACATCGAGGGCCTCGGCCCGCCGCCGGCCAAGCATCGCGCGCAGGAGAGCGAGGGCGCGGGGCCGCGCCTGCGCAAGTGGGTGGAAGACAAGCGCAAGGCCTCGGCTCGCACGGTACGCAAGTACGCCTCCCTGCGCGACGCCTACCAGCGCATGAAGGAGGAAAACGGCTTCCTCACCGACGAACAGGCCCGCCATCTCACCATCCATGGCGCCACCCGCAACGAGGACGGCACCTGGAGCTGGAAGTTCGACAATTACCTGAACGTCTGGACCGCCTCGGACCTGCCCACCGATCACATCGTCGAACTGTGGCGGGCGATAACCTGTCCCACGCTGATGCTGTGGGGCAAGGACAGCTTCGCCGCCAGCCCGGCAGGCGACGGACGGATGGAGTTCTTCCCGAGCGCGCGGCTGATCGAGTACGAGAACGCCGGGCACTGGCTCCACCACGACCAGTTCGACCGGTTCATGGGCGATGTGCAGGCGTTTCTGGCATAA
- the trxB gene encoding thioredoxin-disulfide reductase, which produces MATTHKTRMLIIGSGPAGLSAAIYGARAGMEPIVVQGLQPGGQLTITTDVENYPGFREVIQGPWLMQEMEAQAVHVGTRMMWDTITNVDLSGDTFIATGDGGDIYEGDTLVIATGAQAKWLGVPGEQELSGKGVSACATCDGFFYRGKKVVVIGGGNTAVEEALYLTNHATEVVLVHRRDSLRSEKILQDRLFAHPKITTVWNKKVDRFLAGENGALRALALIDTETGEQSELLADGAFVAIGHAPATELFKGKLAMDDTGYLIVEPGTPKTAIPGVFAAGDVSDHVYRQAITAAGVGCMAALDAERYLAHKLHLAGITETVQG; this is translated from the coding sequence ATGGCGACCACGCACAAGACCCGCATGCTCATCATCGGTTCCGGCCCGGCCGGACTTTCCGCCGCCATCTACGGCGCGCGCGCGGGGATGGAGCCGATCGTGGTGCAGGGCCTGCAGCCCGGCGGCCAGCTGACCATCACCACCGACGTCGAGAACTACCCCGGCTTCCGCGAGGTCATCCAGGGCCCCTGGCTGATGCAGGAGATGGAAGCGCAGGCGGTCCACGTCGGCACCCGCATGATGTGGGACACGATCACCAACGTCGATCTTTCGGGCGACACCTTCATCGCGACCGGTGACGGCGGCGATATCTACGAAGGCGACACCCTCGTCATCGCCACCGGCGCGCAGGCCAAGTGGCTGGGCGTCCCCGGCGAGCAGGAACTTTCGGGCAAGGGCGTCTCGGCCTGCGCGACCTGCGATGGGTTCTTCTATCGCGGCAAGAAGGTGGTCGTGATCGGCGGCGGCAACACCGCGGTTGAGGAAGCGCTCTACCTCACCAACCACGCGACCGAGGTGGTGCTGGTGCACCGCCGCGATTCGCTGCGTTCGGAGAAGATCCTGCAGGATCGCCTCTTCGCGCACCCCAAGATCACGACGGTCTGGAACAAGAAGGTCGACCGCTTCCTCGCGGGTGAGAACGGCGCCCTGCGCGCTCTAGCGCTGATCGACACCGAGACCGGCGAGCAGAGCGAGCTGCTGGCCGACGGCGCCTTCGTCGCGATCGGCCACGCGCCCGCGACCGAGCTGTTCAAGGGCAAGCTGGCGATGGACGACACCGGCTATCTGATCGTCGAGCCGGGCACCCCCAAGACCGCCATTCCCGGCGTCTTCGCGGCGGGCGACGTGTCGGACCATGTCTACCGTCAGGCGATCACCGCTGCGGGCGTGGGCTGCATGGCCGCGCTCGATGCCGAGCGGTATCTCGCGCACAAGCTGCACCTGGCGGGAATTACGGAGACGGTGCAGGGGTGA
- a CDS encoding SixA phosphatase family protein — protein MKILGIFRHAKSDWTDARLRDFDRPLNKRGRVGAGVMGKHILEHGVGWRYILASPAVRVTQTIELAGEAAGETPPVTWDRRIYLASSAALIDVLKDQETDPRSILLVGHNPGLEDLIFDLVPDDGSSPLRDVVEDKFPTAAYAVVELDIEHWSDLREGCGRLTHLVRPRDLDPSLGPSLTE, from the coding sequence ATGAAAATCCTCGGCATCTTCCGTCACGCCAAATCGGACTGGACCGATGCCCGTCTGCGCGACTTCGACCGCCCGCTCAACAAGCGCGGGCGGGTCGGGGCGGGTGTCATGGGCAAGCACATCCTCGAACACGGTGTAGGCTGGCGCTACATCCTCGCCTCGCCCGCCGTGCGCGTCACGCAGACGATCGAGCTTGCCGGTGAAGCGGCCGGAGAGACGCCGCCCGTCACCTGGGACCGGCGCATCTACCTCGCCAGTTCGGCAGCGTTGATCGATGTGCTGAAAGATCAGGAAACGGACCCGCGCTCGATCCTGCTGGTCGGGCATAATCCGGGGCTGGAGGATCTGATCTTCGACCTCGTGCCGGATGATGGCTCCAGTCCGTTGCGCGATGTGGTTGAGGACAAGTTCCCCACCGCTGCCTATGCGGTGGTGGAACTGGACATAGAGCACTGGTCTGACTTGCGCGAAGGCTGCGGTCGGCTGACGCATCTGGTGCGCCCGCGCGACCTCGATCCCTCGCTCGGGCCGAGCCTGACCGAGTAA
- a CDS encoding ATP-dependent DNA helicase, which translates to MAALPLPALHASHGGCWLREKDLTGLGTRPLSKGEAVMAAADTPLLILNAPLLATRLGYPDLSGLDLLELYAFVHPARFVVPTPKGLAHALGLAEPEGDSDVPRLLQEAAGALLDMCENGAWSEREGAWTSLQSLVRMRWPWATLLTGRIRKPERAERWLFTRLPEWEETPEVPQPRQVVLEDEEVLQRLASLTGSAAEQRPGQRAYAVETAHAFAPRERSGRPHVLLAQAGTGIGKTLGYLAPTSLWTEKAGGTVWVSTYTKALQRQLRAESRRAWPERRADGTRPVVVRKGRENYLCLLNLEDALQGGFNGRAAILAQLVARWAAYSQDGDMIGGDLPGWLGTLFRQRGIAALTDRRGECVYAGCPHYRKCFIERATRASVGADLVIGNHALVMVNAARGRDPASRPTRVVFDEGHHVFDAADSTFAAALTGAEAIELRRWVIGPEKASKGRRRGLSARLADVASYDEAGAKAIAAAREAAEALPGDGWMGRIAENAASGPLEELLAAVRATVYARDESGGQEAGYGLETEAASLEGSFVEIAQGARAALAELRQPLIRLGMRLEALLEEPPDWLDGPGRARIEGARHSLTWRVDTLGAWESLLDRMGGPADPEYVDWLAVDRSEAREFDIGIHRRWLDPMKPFAQVVLEPAHGVVMTSATLRDGEDWAKAIARSGATNIEVMPRLSIHQSPFDYATQAEVLIVTDVLKGDIPALSAAFGRLIETSRGGVLGLFTAIRRLRAVYGRIADRLARGGLPLYAQHVDPIDTGTLVDIFRDDPAASLLGTDALRDGVDVQGDSLRLVVMEQVPWPRPTILHRARRLAGGGSAYDDTLIRAKLAQAFGRLIRSREDRGHFVVLSPAFPSRLLSAFPAGTPIRRVTLEEALQRVAGHAQGAAADRAEDSQSLS; encoded by the coding sequence ATGGCCGCCCTGCCCCTCCCTGCCCTCCACGCCAGTCATGGCGGCTGCTGGCTGCGCGAGAAGGATCTGACGGGCCTCGGCACCCGCCCTCTTTCCAAGGGCGAGGCGGTGATGGCCGCCGCCGACACGCCGCTGCTGATCCTCAACGCGCCCCTGCTGGCGACACGGCTGGGCTATCCGGACCTCTCGGGGCTGGACCTGCTGGAGCTTTACGCCTTCGTCCATCCGGCGCGCTTCGTGGTGCCGACGCCCAAGGGCCTTGCCCATGCCCTCGGCCTCGCCGAGCCGGAGGGTGATTCCGATGTGCCGCGCCTGCTGCAGGAAGCGGCCGGCGCCCTGCTCGACATGTGCGAGAACGGCGCATGGTCGGAACGCGAGGGCGCGTGGACCTCGCTGCAGTCGCTGGTGCGCATGCGCTGGCCCTGGGCCACGCTGCTGACCGGCCGCATCCGCAAGCCCGAACGCGCCGAACGCTGGCTGTTCACCCGCCTGCCCGAATGGGAGGAAACCCCCGAAGTCCCCCAGCCTCGACAAGTCGTGCTGGAGGACGAGGAAGTCCTGCAGCGCCTCGCCAGCCTCACCGGCAGCGCCGCCGAGCAGCGCCCCGGCCAGCGTGCCTATGCGGTGGAGACCGCCCACGCCTTCGCCCCGCGCGAACGGTCCGGCCGCCCGCACGTCCTGCTGGCGCAGGCGGGCACCGGCATCGGCAAGACGCTGGGCTATCTCGCCCCCACTTCGCTGTGGACCGAGAAGGCGGGCGGCACCGTCTGGGTCTCCACCTATACCAAGGCGCTGCAGCGCCAGCTGCGCGCGGAAAGCCGCCGCGCCTGGCCCGAGCGACGCGCCGACGGCACCCGTCCGGTCGTAGTGCGCAAGGGCCGCGAGAACTACCTCTGCCTGCTGAACCTCGAAGATGCGCTGCAGGGTGGCTTCAACGGGCGCGCGGCGATCCTCGCGCAACTGGTGGCGCGCTGGGCGGCGTACTCGCAGGACGGCGACATGATCGGCGGCGACCTGCCCGGCTGGCTCGGCACCCTGTTCCGCCAGCGCGGCATCGCGGCGCTGACCGACCGACGCGGCGAATGCGTCTACGCCGGGTGCCCGCATTACCGGAAGTGCTTCATCGAGCGTGCGACCCGCGCCAGTGTCGGCGCCGATCTCGTGATCGGCAATCACGCCCTCGTCATGGTCAATGCCGCGCGCGGCCGCGATCCGGCTTCCCGCCCGACCCGCGTGGTGTTCGACGAAGGCCATCACGTTTTCGACGCCGCCGACTCCACGTTCGCCGCCGCACTCACTGGCGCCGAGGCGATCGAACTGCGCCGCTGGGTGATCGGCCCGGAGAAAGCCTCCAAGGGCCGCCGCCGGGGCCTCTCCGCCCGCCTCGCCGACGTCGCCAGCTACGACGAGGCAGGCGCCAAGGCCATCGCCGCCGCGCGCGAGGCCGCAGAGGCACTTCCCGGTGACGGCTGGATGGGCCGCATCGCCGAGAACGCCGCGAGCGGGCCGCTGGAAGAACTGCTCGCGGCGGTGCGCGCCACGGTTTATGCGCGTGACGAAAGCGGCGGGCAGGAAGCGGGCTATGGCCTCGAAACCGAAGCGGCCAGCCTCGAAGGTTCGTTCGTTGAGATCGCGCAAGGCGCCCGCGCGGCGCTGGCGGAACTGCGCCAACCGCTGATCCGCCTCGGCATGCGTCTCGAAGCGCTGCTGGAGGAGCCGCCCGACTGGCTCGACGGACCGGGGCGCGCCCGCATCGAAGGCGCACGCCACTCGCTGACATGGCGCGTCGATACGCTGGGCGCGTGGGAATCGCTGCTCGACCGCATGGGCGGCCCGGCCGATCCCGAATACGTCGACTGGCTCGCCGTCGATCGATCGGAAGCGCGCGAGTTCGACATCGGCATCCACCGCCGCTGGCTCGATCCGATGAAGCCGTTCGCGCAAGTCGTGCTCGAACCGGCGCACGGCGTCGTCATGACCTCGGCCACGCTGCGCGACGGCGAGGACTGGGCCAAGGCCATCGCCCGCTCCGGCGCGACGAACATCGAGGTGATGCCGCGCCTGTCGATCCACCAGAGCCCGTTCGACTACGCGACGCAGGCCGAAGTGCTGATCGTCACCGACGTGCTAAAGGGCGACATTCCCGCCCTCTCCGCCGCGTTCGGCCGCCTGATCGAAACCTCGCGCGGGGGCGTGCTCGGCCTGTTCACCGCGATCCGGCGGCTGCGCGCGGTCTATGGCCGCATCGCCGACCGGCTCGCGCGCGGAGGCCTCCCGCTCTACGCGCAGCACGTCGATCCGATCGATACCGGCACGCTGGTCGACATCTTCCGCGACGATCCCGCCGCCTCGCTGCTGGGCACCGATGCCTTGCGCGACGGGGTGGACGTTCAGGGCGATTCCCTGCGCCTCGTCGTGATGGAGCAAGTGCCCTGGCCGCGCCCGACGATCCTGCACCGTGCCCGGCGTCTGGCGGGCGGCGGCAGCGCCTACGACGACACGCTGATCCGCGCCAAGCTGGCTCAGGCGTTCGGCCGCCTCATCCGCAGCCGCGAGGACCGGGGGCACTTCGTCGTGCTCTCGCCCGCGTTCCCCTCGCGCCTGCTCTCCGCCTTCCCGGCAGGCACACCGATCCGCCGGGTTACGCTGGAGGAGGCTTTACAGCGCGTGGCCGGTCATGCTCAAGGAGCCGCAGCGGACCGGGCGGAAGACTCGCAGTCGCTATCCTGA
- a CDS encoding PadR family transcriptional regulator — protein MRNSDCNHGRGRGRHGGERRFGREDMMAAMAEGAEDLRAMLGRHGGRHGLYGLARGPLGGGFGKGFPGGFGGGFEGRGGRGGPDGPRGGGRRKRLFDQAELQTLLLALIVEAPRHGYELIREIEALSGGDYAPSPGVVYPALIYMEETGLIAPVSGDSARKAFEATAEGRAKAEADAEKFAELKGRLGALAAQRDRVDPAPVRRAFHALKTAVFDRLSTEGADRDFILQIADVIDEATRKIERIEK, from the coding sequence ATGAGAAACTCAGATTGCAACCACGGTCGCGGACGCGGCCGTCACGGTGGAGAGCGCCGCTTCGGGCGCGAGGACATGATGGCAGCGATGGCCGAAGGCGCCGAAGACTTGCGCGCGATGCTTGGCCGCCACGGCGGCAGGCACGGCCTGTACGGGCTGGCCCGTGGACCGCTTGGTGGCGGGTTCGGGAAGGGCTTTCCCGGCGGCTTCGGTGGCGGCTTTGAAGGTCGCGGCGGACGCGGTGGTCCTGACGGTCCGCGCGGCGGCGGTCGTCGCAAGCGGCTGTTCGACCAGGCCGAACTGCAGACCCTGCTGCTCGCCCTGATCGTCGAGGCGCCGCGCCACGGCTATGAACTGATCCGCGAGATCGAGGCGCTTTCGGGCGGCGACTATGCGCCGAGCCCGGGCGTGGTCTACCCCGCGCTGATCTACATGGAAGAGACCGGCCTGATCGCCCCGGTCTCCGGCGACAGCGCCCGCAAGGCTTTCGAGGCCACCGCCGAAGGTCGCGCCAAGGCCGAGGCCGATGCGGAGAAGTTCGCCGAACTCAAGGGCCGCCTCGGGGCGCTTGCCGCACAACGCGACCGGGTCGATCCGGCGCCGGTGCGCCGGGCGTTCCACGCGCTCAAGACGGCGGTGTTCGACCGGCTCTCGACCGAAGGGGCTGATCGTGATTTCATCCTGCAGATCGCGGATGTCATCGACGAGGCCACCCGCAAGATCGAAAGGATCGAGAAGTGA
- a CDS encoding DUF2218 domain-containing protein has protein sequence MSTIAATVKTPNGGKYVRQLCKHWSHKLETAVDGDKGTVTFPNAVTVMDADAEGIAITITGEDRDAVQGLTDVVARHIDRFAFREDALVYDWAWRD, from the coding sequence GTGAGCACCATCGCCGCGACCGTGAAGACACCGAATGGCGGCAAGTACGTTCGCCAGCTCTGCAAGCACTGGAGCCACAAGCTGGAAACCGCAGTGGACGGCGATAAGGGAACGGTGACGTTCCCCAATGCCGTCACCGTGATGGACGCCGATGCGGAAGGCATCGCCATCACCATCACCGGCGAGGACCGCGACGCGGTGCAGGGCCTGACCGACGTGGTCGCCCGTCACATCGACCGGTTCGCGTTCCGCGAGGACGCGTTGGTCTATGATTGGGCGTGGCGGGACTGA
- a CDS encoding lysine--tRNA ligase: MTENALIEAARVSKAWPFQEAQKLLKRFPQGKPDGAPVLFETGYGPSGLPHIGTFQEVLRTTLVRRAYEALTGGAPTRLVAFSDDMDGLRKVPDNIPNADVLAANLGKPLSRISDPFGTHESFAHHNNAMLREFLDRFGFDYEFVSASDRYNSGAFDAALARVLECNQAILDVMLPTLREERRRTYSPVLPVSPTTGVVLQVPVEVVDAKTGLIRFTDEDGTVVEQSAFGGKAKLQWKVDWAMRWFALGVDYEMCGKDLTDSVTQSGKIVQVLGGRKPEGLIYELFLDENGEKISKSKGNGLTIDQWLTYGTEESLGFYLFREPKSAKQLHAGVIPKAVDEYWQFRGNLAGQALDKQLGNPTWHLLRANGGGEGAGDTVPVTFSLLLNLVGVLGADATAEQVWSYLGNYVAEASPEAHPDLAEMVRAALATNRDFIAPTLHRRAPTENEAAALKDLDTQLASLDGASAEDLQNIVYEIGKNEAYGFENLRDWFKALYETLLGSPQGPRMGSFIALYGVPETRLLIAEALAA; this comes from the coding sequence ATGACTGAAAATGCCCTGATCGAAGCCGCACGTGTGTCCAAGGCCTGGCCCTTCCAGGAGGCCCAGAAGCTGCTCAAGCGGTTCCCGCAGGGCAAACCGGACGGCGCGCCGGTGCTGTTCGAGACCGGCTATGGTCCCTCGGGCCTGCCGCATATCGGCACCTTCCAGGAAGTCCTGCGCACCACGCTCGTCCGCCGCGCTTACGAGGCGCTGACCGGCGGCGCGCCGACGCGGCTTGTCGCGTTCTCCGACGATATGGACGGGCTGCGCAAGGTTCCGGACAACATTCCGAATGCTGACGTACTCGCCGCCAACCTCGGCAAGCCGCTCAGCCGCATCTCCGATCCGTTCGGCACGCACGAGAGCTTCGCGCATCACAACAATGCGATGCTGCGCGAATTCCTCGACCGCTTCGGCTTCGACTACGAGTTCGTCTCGGCCAGTGACCGCTACAATTCGGGCGCGTTCGACGCCGCGCTGGCGCGGGTGCTCGAATGCAACCAGGCGATCCTCGATGTCATGCTGCCGACGCTGCGCGAGGAGCGCCGCCGGACCTATTCGCCCGTGCTGCCGGTCTCGCCCACCACGGGCGTGGTGTTGCAGGTGCCGGTCGAGGTCGTCGACGCTAAGACCGGCCTGATCCGCTTCACCGACGAGGACGGCACCGTCGTCGAGCAGTCGGCGTTCGGCGGCAAGGCCAAGCTGCAGTGGAAGGTCGACTGGGCGATGCGCTGGTTTGCGCTGGGTGTCGACTACGAGATGTGCGGCAAGGACCTGACCGACTCGGTCACCCAGTCGGGCAAGATCGTGCAGGTTCTCGGCGGGCGTAAGCCCGAGGGGCTGATCTACGAACTGTTCCTCGACGAGAACGGCGAGAAGATCTCGAAGTCCAAGGGCAATGGCCTGACCATCGACCAGTGGCTGACCTACGGCACCGAGGAGTCGCTCGGCTTCTACCTGTTCCGCGAGCCCAAGAGCGCCAAGCAGCTCCACGCCGGCGTGATCCCCAAGGCGGTCGACGAATACTGGCAGTTCCGTGGCAACCTCGCCGGGCAGGCGCTCGACAAGCAGTTGGGCAATCCGACCTGGCACCTGCTGCGCGCCAATGGCGGTGGTGAAGGTGCGGGCGACACCGTGCCGGTGACGTTCTCGCTGCTGCTCAACCTCGTCGGCGTGCTCGGCGCGGACGCGACGGCGGAGCAGGTGTGGTCCTACCTCGGCAACTATGTGGCCGAGGCCAGCCCCGAAGCGCATCCGGACCTTGCAGAGATGGTCCGCGCCGCGCTCGCCACCAATCGCGACTTCATCGCGCCGACCCTTCATCGCCGTGCGCCGACGGAGAACGAGGCGGCGGCACTGAAGGACCTCGATACGCAGTTGGCTTCGCTGGACGGGGCCTCGGCCGAAGACCTGCAGAACATCGTGTACGAGATCGGCAAGAACGAGGCTTACGGCTTCGAAAACCTGCGCGACTGGTTCAAGGCGCTGTATGAAACGCTGCTCGGATCGCCGCAGGGGCCGCGGATGGGGAGCTTTATCGCCCTTTACGGCGTTCCCGAAACGAGGCTGCTGATTGCCGAGGCGCTTGCTGCCTGA
- a CDS encoding DUF1003 domain-containing protein, producing the protein MHRTDLTPEQLCEELLGRTLNDVDAEERRVLQRIASGQVMGLDAQEEAALHASFGDRLADRVAAVGGSWGFIIAFGVILFGWMLVNSRILEAFGLHPFDAYPYIFLNLMLSMLAAIQAPVIMMSQNRASDKDRIAARHDYEVNLRTQLEIIRLHKRMDHLFAYLDNRDCARSGEDT; encoded by the coding sequence ATGCACCGGACCGACCTGACGCCCGAACAGCTCTGCGAGGAACTGCTCGGACGCACTCTGAACGATGTCGATGCCGAGGAACGACGGGTGCTGCAGCGCATCGCCTCTGGTCAGGTGATGGGGCTGGATGCGCAGGAGGAAGCGGCGCTCCACGCCAGCTTCGGCGACCGGCTGGCGGATCGCGTTGCGGCCGTCGGAGGGTCCTGGGGCTTCATCATCGCGTTCGGTGTGATCCTGTTTGGATGGATGCTGGTGAACAGCCGCATTCTGGAGGCATTCGGGCTGCACCCCTTCGATGCCTACCCGTATATCTTCCTCAACCTGATGCTCTCGATGCTGGCGGCGATTCAGGCGCCGGTCATCATGATGAGCCAGAACCGCGCCTCCGACAAGGATCGCATCGCGGCGCGGCATGACTACGAAGTCAACTTGCGCACGCAGTTGGAGATCATCCGGTTGCACAAGCGGATGGATCATCTGTTCGCGTACCTCGACAATCGGGATTGTGCGCGGAGCGGCGAAGACACCTGA
- a CDS encoding 2OG-Fe(II) oxygenase, which translates to MTTPAHPDCKALARIGAAVRERLAAEPGIRRFPEERAEIYAIDGFLAAPTCARLMTLIDGVACPSSLVDGTSWPDYRTSYSGDIDEADECVRILEARLSAVTGISPMCGEAAQGQRYLCGQYFNEHCDWFDTAAGYWRDERRCGGQRSWTAMVYLNTVDEGGMTDFTRVALSIPPCAGTLLLWNNALPDGSPNPWTMHAARPVVRGVKYVVTKWFRTRAWQ; encoded by the coding sequence ATGACAACGCCCGCCCATCCCGACTGCAAGGCTCTTGCCCGTATCGGCGCGGCAGTGCGGGAACGGCTGGCAGCCGAGCCCGGCATCCGTCGTTTCCCGGAAGAACGCGCGGAAATCTACGCCATCGACGGCTTTCTCGCGGCGCCGACTTGCGCGCGCCTGATGACGCTGATCGACGGTGTCGCCTGCCCGTCCAGCTTGGTCGATGGAACGTCCTGGCCGGATTACCGCACCAGCTATTCGGGCGACATCGACGAAGCCGACGAATGCGTCCGCATTCTCGAAGCGCGCCTCTCGGCGGTAACCGGCATATCGCCCATGTGCGGAGAAGCGGCGCAGGGCCAGCGCTACCTTTGCGGGCAATACTTCAACGAACATTGCGACTGGTTCGATACGGCCGCCGGTTACTGGCGCGACGAACGGCGCTGCGGCGGACAGCGCAGCTGGACCGCCATGGTCTATCTCAACACGGTAGACGAAGGCGGCATGACCGATTTCACCCGCGTCGCGCTCAGCATTCCGCCTTGCGCCGGTACGCTGCTCTTGTGGAACAATGCCCTGCCCGACGGTTCGCCAAATCCATGGACCATGCATGCGGCACGGCCGGTGGTGCGCGGCGTCAAATACGTCGTCACCAAATGGTTCCGCACACGGGCATGGCAATGA
- a CDS encoding RcnB family protein gives MATINRKAGVLIAAATMALAITGMSSPSFAQDQGRDRGNNARAERPQSRPQPQQQQRLNGRSEIGPQLRQMREQQRQPQAQPQTRPAPQQQVRGDDRPNWQGSRPAQGQQQGQQQGRPGWQGNDQRPGGDRGAGQAIRRDDNQNRDRGNGWQAGNDRRGDDNRDRNNAWRADNNRRDDNNGWRGNDRRGDNNNGWRGNDRRGDNNNGWRGNDRGDRYQAWNRNDWRRDNRYDWQRYRDRNRNTYRMGRYYAPYDGYSYRRVSIGFSLGSMFYGNRYWINDPYAYRLPPVYGPYRWVRYYDDVMLVDIYSGEVVDVIYDFFW, from the coding sequence ATGGCAACGATAAACAGAAAAGCAGGTGTACTGATCGCCGCCGCCACCATGGCGCTCGCGATCACAGGCATGTCGAGCCCGAGCTTTGCCCAGGACCAGGGCCGTGATCGCGGCAACAACGCCCGTGCAGAGCGTCCCCAGTCCCGGCCGCAGCCCCAGCAGCAGCAGCGCCTGAACGGCCGCAGCGAGATCGGGCCGCAGCTTCGCCAGATGCGCGAGCAGCAGCGCCAGCCTCAGGCTCAGCCTCAGACACGCCCCGCCCCGCAGCAGCAAGTGCGCGGCGACGACCGCCCCAACTGGCAAGGCTCGCGCCCTGCGCAGGGTCAGCAGCAGGGCCAGCAACAGGGACGTCCGGGCTGGCAGGGCAACGACCAGCGCCCTGGCGGCGATCGCGGCGCCGGACAGGCGATCCGCCGCGACGATAATCAGAACCGGGATCGCGGCAACGGGTGGCAGGCCGGCAACGACCGCCGAGGCGACGACAACCGCGACCGCAACAATGCATGGCGCGCGGACAACAACCGCCGAGACGACAACAACGGTTGGCGAGGCAACGACCGTCGCGGAGACAACAATAACGGCTGGCGCGGTAATGATCGCCGCGGAGACAACAATAACGGCTGGCGAGGCAACGACCGGGGCGATCGCTATCAGGCGTGGAACCGCAACGACTGGCGCCGTGACAACCGCTACGACTGGCAGCGCTATCGCGATCGCAATCGCAACACATACCGCATGGGCCGGTATTATGCGCCCTACGACGGCTATTCCTATCGCCGCGTGAGCATCGGCTTCTCGCTCGGCTCGATGTTCTACGGCAACCGGTACTGGATCAACGATCCTTACGCCTATCGCCTGCCGCCGGTCTATGGCCCCTATCGCTGGGTCCGCTACTACGACGACGTTATGCTGGTGGACATCTATAGCGGCGAAGTGGTGGACGTGATCTACGACTTCTTCTGGTAA